The proteins below are encoded in one region of Qipengyuania sp. HL-TH1:
- a CDS encoding metallophosphoesterase, with translation MLKLAKLFNKGASAKPLPRVPEGERFYVIGDIHGRCDLFDELILAIENDDRKAGDARSTVVMLGDLIDRGPESARVIETARQWRDHRAVRYIAGNHEEMFLESFEDKEMLRHFLKHGGRETVLSYGIKKKRYNELTMKELQAELHELVPGKHRKFLAEMEDIIVAGDYVFVHAGINPKHSLEDQKQSDLRWIRERFLKHREPFSHVVVHGHTIFEDIEHTDYRIGIDTGAFRTGKLTALVLEGDQRRLIQTQDIDGTITVTHKEFA, from the coding sequence ATGCTGAAACTCGCAAAACTGTTCAACAAGGGCGCCTCGGCCAAGCCCCTTCCAAGGGTCCCGGAGGGCGAGCGCTTCTACGTCATCGGCGATATTCACGGCCGCTGTGACCTGTTCGACGAACTGATCCTTGCTATCGAAAACGACGATAGGAAGGCCGGCGATGCGCGCAGTACGGTCGTTATGCTGGGCGATCTGATCGATCGCGGTCCCGAAAGCGCGCGCGTGATCGAAACCGCACGCCAATGGCGCGACCACCGCGCGGTCCGCTATATCGCCGGCAATCACGAGGAAATGTTCCTCGAGAGCTTCGAAGACAAGGAAATGCTCCGGCATTTCCTCAAGCATGGCGGGCGCGAGACCGTGCTGAGCTACGGCATCAAGAAAAAGCGCTACAACGAGCTCACCATGAAGGAACTGCAGGCCGAGCTCCACGAACTCGTGCCCGGGAAACATCGCAAGTTCCTCGCGGAGATGGAAGATATCATCGTGGCGGGCGACTATGTCTTCGTCCATGCCGGGATCAATCCCAAGCACAGCCTCGAAGACCAGAAACAGTCCGACCTTCGCTGGATTCGCGAACGGTTTCTCAAGCATCGCGAACCGTTCAGCCATGTCGTGGTGCATGGGCACACGATCTTCGAGGACATCGAGCATACCGATTACCGGATCGGGATCGATACCGGCGCCTTTCGTACCGGCAAGCTGACCGCCCTGGTCCTCGAAGGCGACCAGCGCCGGCTGATCCAGACGCAGGACATCGATGGTACGATCACAGTCACGCACAAAGAATTCGCCTAG
- a CDS encoding TorF family putative porin: protein MAQSEDDSGFTTSANVALTTDYRFRGVSLSGGEPAIQGGFDVGHESGFYVGTWASSIKGGPSYGDLEFDVYAGWGGNLSDAVSVDIGVLYYIYPTEDLGLDTDYIEPYASISTSFGPAEATFGVAYAPEQDSLGGDDNLYLYTDVGFGIADSPFSISGHIGYTDGALAPPLLAGDTDDTGLDWSIGASVAQGNFEVGVAYIGVEGPSINDFTDDAIVGTISASF, encoded by the coding sequence ATGGCTCAGTCGGAAGACGACAGCGGGTTCACCACCTCCGCCAATGTGGCCCTGACCACCGACTACCGCTTCCGCGGCGTCTCGCTCTCGGGCGGCGAACCTGCCATCCAGGGCGGCTTCGACGTCGGACATGAAAGCGGGTTCTACGTCGGCACTTGGGCGTCATCGATCAAGGGTGGCCCGTCCTATGGCGATCTCGAATTCGATGTCTATGCCGGCTGGGGCGGCAATCTGAGCGATGCGGTGAGCGTCGATATCGGCGTGCTGTATTATATTTATCCGACCGAGGATCTGGGGCTCGATACCGATTACATCGAACCCTATGCCTCGATCAGCACCAGTTTCGGACCGGCCGAAGCCACCTTCGGGGTCGCTTATGCGCCCGAGCAGGATTCGCTTGGCGGGGACGACAACCTCTATCTCTATACCGATGTCGGCTTCGGCATCGCCGACAGCCCGTTCAGCATTTCGGGCCACATCGGCTACACCGACGGTGCTCTGGCCCCGCCGCTGCTCGCCGGTGACACCGACGATACCGGTCTCGACTGGTCGATCGGCGCGAGCGTTGCCCAGGGCAATTTCGAAGTAGGCGTCGCCTATATCGGCGTCGAAGGTCCTTCGATCAACGACTTCACCGACGATGCCATCGTGGGTACGATTTCCGCCAGTTTCTGA
- a CDS encoding SIMPL domain-containing protein, giving the protein MPEETESVHNGATPRHGDATLKRWLGSASIVALGLIVGGFVLGDGLVRMKAAERSVTVRGLAEREVTADLATWTVSFASTATNLQTAQANTDRDAEAVRAFFEELGFPEEELTPAGINVSSYTNDGTLFYTVRQRTVLRTRDIDRAQRAVRRQAELVRDGVVLEDGSGISYTFTGLNDIKPEMVAEATKDARAAAEQFAQDSGAAVGGIHKATQGYFSIDARDGEAGGWGIGDTPFKKVRVVTTVDFALD; this is encoded by the coding sequence ATGCCCGAAGAAACCGAAAGCGTGCACAATGGTGCCACACCGCGACATGGCGATGCAACGCTGAAGCGCTGGCTGGGAAGCGCGAGCATTGTCGCGCTGGGCCTGATCGTCGGCGGCTTCGTACTTGGCGACGGGTTGGTGCGCATGAAAGCGGCCGAGCGCAGCGTGACCGTGCGCGGTCTGGCCGAGCGCGAGGTTACTGCCGATCTGGCAACATGGACGGTGTCGTTCGCTTCTACCGCGACCAATCTGCAAACCGCGCAAGCCAACACCGATCGCGACGCCGAGGCCGTGCGGGCCTTTTTTGAAGAGCTAGGCTTTCCCGAAGAGGAACTGACCCCGGCCGGGATCAATGTTTCGAGCTACACCAATGACGGGACCCTGTTCTACACTGTGCGCCAGCGCACCGTCTTGCGCACGCGCGATATCGACCGCGCCCAGCGCGCGGTTCGCCGGCAGGCCGAGCTGGTGCGCGATGGCGTGGTGCTCGAAGACGGATCGGGGATCAGCTACACCTTCACCGGGCTCAATGACATCAAGCCCGAAATGGTGGCCGAGGCGACCAAGGACGCGCGCGCGGCGGCGGAGCAGTTCGCGCAGGACAGCGGCGCTGCGGTGGGCGGCATCCACAAGGCGACGCAGGGCTATTTCTCGATCGACGCCCGCGATGGCGAAGCGGGCGGATGGGGTATTGGCGATACGCCGTTCAAGAAAGTCCGTGTGGTGACTACGGTCGATTTTGCGCTCGACTGA
- a CDS encoding VOC family protein has protein sequence MTKYLHTMIRVSDPDATVAFFKLIGLEEVRRFDVEAGRFTLIFLAAPGQEGVAEVELTYNWPAEDGSAPEEYTGGRNFGHLAYRVENIYETCQAILDAGHTVHRPPRDGHMAFVKTPDGISVELLQDGYLDPQEPWASMENTGSW, from the coding sequence TTGACCAAATATCTGCACACAATGATCCGCGTGAGCGACCCCGATGCGACGGTGGCGTTCTTCAAGCTGATCGGTCTTGAGGAAGTGCGCCGCTTCGATGTCGAGGCTGGGCGCTTCACGCTTATCTTTCTCGCCGCGCCGGGGCAGGAAGGCGTGGCCGAGGTCGAGCTGACCTATAACTGGCCAGCCGAAGACGGCAGCGCGCCGGAAGAATACACGGGCGGGCGCAATTTCGGCCATCTCGCCTACCGGGTCGAGAATATCTACGAGACCTGCCAGGCGATCCTCGATGCGGGACATACGGTCCACCGCCCGCCGCGCGACGGGCATATGGCCTTCGTCAAGACGCCCGACGGGATTTCGGTCGAACTGCTGCAGGACGGCTATCTCGACCCGCAGGAACCCTGGGCCAGCATGGAGAACACCGGGAGCTGGTAA
- the nhaA gene encoding Na+/H+ antiporter NhaA, protein MTERPSAFRLVFAPVRALFVSDASAGILLILVAAAAMLAANSPLAGEYEQLFYGELPWTPIPKLDDLHLWINDGLMAVFFFVVGLEVKREWIEGQLSTAQSRRLPILAAAAGMAIPALVYVGVVGGDAELLRGWAIPAATDIAFAMGVLGLLGNRCPASLRLFLLTVAIVDDIGAVMVIALFYTANIKLGWLAASAGVVVAMMVLNRMRVARYWPYILLALALWYFVLNSGIHATIAGVVAALCIPMVGPDDQTMVERMEHGLAPWSAYLVVPVFGFANAGVPLAGMGLEHLLAPLPLAIAAGLVIGKQVGIFAAIVAADKLGFAPRPDQATWPEIWGVSILCGIGFTMSLFISGLAFAGQQLLINEAKIGILLGSLISAIAGYVILRLSATHPDDARSPYID, encoded by the coding sequence ATGACCGAACGCCCTTCAGCATTTCGCCTCGTGTTTGCCCCCGTCCGCGCGCTCTTCGTCAGCGACGCCTCGGCGGGCATTCTGCTCATCCTCGTCGCGGCCGCTGCAATGCTCGCGGCCAATTCGCCGCTGGCCGGCGAATACGAGCAATTGTTCTACGGCGAATTGCCCTGGACCCCGATCCCCAAACTCGATGATCTGCACCTGTGGATCAACGACGGCTTGATGGCGGTGTTCTTCTTCGTCGTCGGGCTCGAGGTGAAGCGCGAATGGATCGAAGGGCAGCTCTCCACCGCGCAATCGCGCCGTCTGCCGATCCTGGCGGCGGCGGCGGGCATGGCGATCCCGGCGCTGGTCTATGTCGGCGTGGTCGGCGGCGATGCCGAACTGCTGCGCGGCTGGGCGATCCCTGCGGCGACCGACATCGCCTTCGCGATGGGCGTGCTCGGCCTGCTGGGCAATCGCTGCCCCGCATCGCTGCGGCTGTTCCTGCTGACTGTGGCGATCGTCGACGATATCGGCGCGGTTATGGTGATCGCGCTGTTCTACACGGCGAATATCAAGCTCGGCTGGCTGGCTGCCTCGGCGGGCGTGGTGGTCGCAATGATGGTGCTCAACCGGATGCGCGTGGCGCGTTACTGGCCCTATATCCTGCTAGCCTTGGCACTGTGGTACTTTGTGCTCAATTCGGGCATCCACGCGACGATCGCGGGCGTGGTCGCCGCGCTGTGCATCCCGATGGTCGGCCCTGACGACCAGACGATGGTCGAACGCATGGAGCATGGCCTCGCCCCGTGGAGCGCCTATCTGGTGGTGCCCGTATTCGGTTTCGCCAATGCCGGCGTGCCGCTGGCCGGGATGGGGCTCGAGCACCTGCTCGCTCCGTTACCACTGGCGATTGCCGCGGGCCTCGTCATTGGCAAGCAGGTGGGCATCTTCGCCGCTATCGTGGCCGCCGACAAGCTCGGTTTCGCACCCCGCCCCGACCAGGCCACCTGGCCCGAGATCTGGGGCGTCTCGATCCTGTGCGGGATCGGCTTTACCATGTCGCTGTTCATCAGCGGGCTGGCCTTTGCCGGGCAGCAATTGCTGATCAACGAGGCGAAGATCGGCATCCTGCTCGGATCGCTGATCTCCGCCATCGCCGGTTATGTCATCCTGCGACTGTCGGCGACGCATCCGGATGATGCGCGCTCGCCCTATATCGACTGA
- a CDS encoding glycosyl transferase family protein, which produces MVVQHELLLFAAAFFTLGIIDEFALDCTYLWCRLTGRIRTPRLDEAGLAGIDGLAGRAAVFIPAWEEADVIGPTLVHMLDAWPQDELTVYVGCYRNDVSTMASVVAAVRGDPRVRLVVHGKDGPTSKADCLNRLYAALAEDEQRSGVGARMVVLHDAEDMVDPAALDLLDQALWHAHFVQLPVLALPQRHSPWIGSHYSDEFAEAHGKTLVVRDALGAAIPGAGVGCAIARGSLGQLAHRQGGKPFAEESLTEDYELGLKIAQAGGQGRFLRVRGADGRLIATRAFFPSRLDQSIRQKTRWMHGIALQGWDRLGWDSEPVELWMQLRDRRGPLAAILLVVAYLLVCLVAVGLILEQLGLVEPPPTTPLLSVLFWINFVGLAGRFAARACFTAREYGWRQGLLAIPRTLVSNIVSIMAGRRALAAYVGTLRGAPIVWDKTEHRDHPALVLPGRGTA; this is translated from the coding sequence TTGGTCGTACAGCACGAGCTGCTGCTGTTCGCGGCAGCCTTTTTCACGCTCGGCATAATCGATGAATTTGCGCTCGACTGTACCTATCTCTGGTGCCGGTTGACCGGACGCATCCGCACCCCGCGGCTCGACGAAGCCGGATTGGCCGGAATCGACGGCTTGGCGGGGCGCGCGGCCGTGTTCATTCCCGCGTGGGAGGAAGCCGATGTCATCGGACCCACGCTGGTGCACATGCTCGATGCCTGGCCGCAGGATGAACTCACGGTCTATGTCGGCTGTTATCGCAACGATGTCTCGACCATGGCCTCGGTCGTCGCTGCAGTGCGCGGCGATCCGCGCGTCCGGCTGGTGGTGCATGGCAAGGATGGACCGACGTCCAAGGCCGATTGCCTGAACCGGCTCTATGCCGCTTTGGCGGAAGACGAGCAGCGCTCGGGCGTGGGAGCACGGATGGTCGTGCTGCACGATGCGGAAGACATGGTCGATCCCGCCGCGCTCGACCTGCTCGACCAGGCGCTGTGGCACGCGCATTTCGTCCAGCTTCCGGTGCTCGCGCTGCCGCAGCGTCATTCGCCGTGGATCGGGTCGCATTATTCGGACGAATTTGCCGAAGCGCATGGCAAGACGCTGGTGGTGCGCGATGCGCTGGGCGCGGCGATCCCGGGGGCAGGGGTGGGTTGTGCCATCGCGCGCGGCTCGCTCGGCCAGCTCGCGCATCGGCAGGGCGGCAAACCCTTTGCCGAGGAATCGCTGACCGAAGATTACGAGCTTGGCCTGAAGATCGCGCAGGCGGGCGGGCAGGGCCGGTTCCTGCGTGTGCGCGGGGCCGATGGACGGCTGATCGCGACCCGTGCCTTCTTCCCCTCACGGCTCGACCAATCGATCCGGCAGAAGACGCGCTGGATGCATGGCATTGCCTTGCAGGGGTGGGACCGGCTGGGCTGGGACAGCGAGCCGGTCGAACTGTGGATGCAGTTGCGCGACCGGCGCGGCCCGCTGGCAGCGATCCTTCTGGTCGTGGCCTATCTGCTCGTGTGTCTCGTCGCCGTGGGCCTGATCCTAGAGCAGTTGGGACTGGTCGAACCGCCCCCGACCACGCCGCTGTTAAGCGTGCTGTTCTGGATCAATTTCGTCGGGCTGGCGGGACGGTTCGCGGCGCGGGCCTGTTTCACCGCGCGCGAATATGGCTGGCGACAGGGCCTGCTCGCGATCCCGCGGACACTGGTGTCGAATATCGTCTCGATCATGGCCGGGCGGCGTGCGCTCGCCGCTTATGTCGGCACTTTGCGCGGAGCGCCGATCGTCTGGGACAAGACCGAGCACCGCGATCATCCGGCGCTCGTCCTGCCGGGTAGGGGTACAGCATGA
- a CDS encoding acyltransferase family protein — translation MLSQTERRDTLDCAKGILIFLIVVGHNHQLVDAFPSGRWFLYNWHVYSFFLISAFLPFRPHEPGFFLTRAVRYYVPFILFFTLVWASTGGWDQPLQKVLAWLLAVVIGSADFLGDASGARLYWFLPALLGLTAIRWAIAKTGGWERYLLPVVAVSGFLFSGLLPDRIEPFIPLGLPIALYALGPCLVFGAFMTYALAGSRFRLLTCGVLSVIVLALCTLIASLSPSTLVLAAFKYYDIRELHSLVVHALLAIAACSAVVLLLALSVRPALLAWLGRSSLLIYLSHQIFYSVLVRLLRRAAPDVLREHEVAVGLVLVFATLVLSGAFAYCVTNIPRLRRILTPRDLGDWLEGLGVRRVRNPSQSSVGGAP, via the coding sequence ATGCTATCTCAGACTGAACGGCGCGACACGCTGGATTGTGCGAAAGGAATCTTGATATTTCTCATCGTGGTCGGTCATAACCACCAATTGGTAGATGCATTTCCAAGCGGGAGATGGTTTCTATACAACTGGCATGTCTATTCTTTTTTCCTGATTTCCGCCTTTCTTCCCTTTCGCCCGCACGAGCCCGGGTTCTTCTTGACTCGAGCGGTACGCTACTATGTTCCGTTCATCTTGTTTTTCACATTGGTTTGGGCCTCCACCGGAGGCTGGGATCAACCTCTGCAAAAAGTCTTGGCGTGGCTTTTGGCGGTCGTGATCGGGTCGGCGGATTTTCTGGGAGACGCGTCGGGCGCGAGACTGTATTGGTTTTTGCCGGCCTTGCTGGGTTTGACCGCAATTCGGTGGGCCATTGCGAAGACCGGGGGATGGGAGCGATATCTACTCCCCGTTGTCGCTGTGAGCGGGTTCCTGTTCTCCGGGTTGCTACCCGATCGGATTGAACCCTTTATTCCACTTGGCCTTCCGATCGCGCTCTACGCCCTTGGGCCCTGCCTCGTGTTTGGGGCCTTCATGACATATGCACTGGCGGGAAGCCGTTTCCGGTTGCTCACCTGCGGTGTCCTTTCCGTCATCGTTCTGGCTCTCTGTACCCTCATAGCGTCTCTCAGCCCGTCGACATTGGTGCTGGCAGCTTTCAAGTACTACGACATTCGCGAGTTGCATTCGCTCGTCGTCCATGCCCTGCTTGCAATCGCGGCTTGTTCCGCAGTCGTTTTGCTCTTGGCTTTATCGGTCCGACCGGCCTTGCTGGCGTGGTTGGGGCGTTCCTCTCTGCTGATATACCTCAGCCATCAGATTTTCTATTCGGTACTGGTGAGGCTGCTTCGAAGAGCGGCCCCCGACGTGCTGCGCGAGCATGAGGTTGCAGTGGGTCTGGTTCTCGTCTTCGCTACTCTCGTCCTCTCAGGCGCCTTCGCATATTGCGTTACCAACATACCTCGATTGCGACGGATTTTGACCCCTCGGGACCTAGGTGACTGGCTCGAGGGGCTCGGCGTCCGGCGGGTACGAAATCCTTCGCAGAGTTCCGTCGGAGGTGCCCCGTGA
- a CDS encoding acyltransferase, translating into MFGIWRTLLALEVVATHLISMKIFGPYAVVAFFVLSGFLMTLIMQGSYGYTQQGRWRFATNRALRLLPAHWFACAVALALIAILPAFASAYHPALTAPQTASEWLSNLTLIYPSLYPQEVFPRLSPATWALTVEIFWYALIALGLSRTKTSTLLWLSASAGYWLAALLFDVGQHAVYGSIMGGSLPFAIGAAAYHFRTELETAIGRRWETLAGLVFGRWGLCLAMLALYAFGDLDWRVRAIGNVVNALLAAGTVVYLFGTKMPWRSLDKRIGDFSYPIYLLHWPAGMIAAYFVLGEPYHGASLPGLAALAVALPVLLILSCAVVYGIDPLVETLRSKVRRQAQVARDIG; encoded by the coding sequence ATGTTCGGTATCTGGCGCACGCTACTCGCCCTCGAGGTGGTCGCGACACACCTCATCTCGATGAAGATATTCGGCCCCTATGCGGTCGTAGCGTTCTTTGTCCTCTCCGGCTTCCTCATGACTCTCATCATGCAGGGCAGTTATGGGTACACGCAGCAAGGACGCTGGCGCTTCGCCACCAATCGCGCGCTGAGGCTACTGCCCGCCCATTGGTTCGCCTGCGCTGTTGCCCTGGCGCTCATCGCGATACTGCCCGCCTTCGCCTCCGCATATCATCCCGCGCTGACGGCGCCCCAAACGGCCAGCGAATGGCTCTCCAACCTCACGCTGATTTACCCGTCGCTTTACCCGCAAGAGGTGTTCCCGCGGCTGTCGCCTGCCACTTGGGCGCTGACCGTCGAAATCTTCTGGTATGCGCTGATCGCCCTCGGCTTATCGCGCACCAAAACAAGCACCCTTCTCTGGCTTTCTGCCTCAGCTGGCTACTGGCTGGCGGCGCTGCTCTTCGACGTGGGACAGCATGCGGTCTATGGCTCGATCATGGGTGGCAGCCTGCCTTTTGCTATCGGCGCAGCGGCGTATCATTTCCGCACCGAGCTCGAGACTGCGATCGGCCGGCGCTGGGAAACGCTTGCCGGCCTCGTGTTCGGGCGCTGGGGTCTCTGCCTCGCCATGCTGGCGCTATATGCGTTCGGGGATCTCGACTGGCGCGTTCGCGCGATCGGTAATGTCGTCAATGCGCTCCTCGCCGCGGGCACCGTAGTCTATCTTTTCGGCACCAAGATGCCGTGGCGATCGCTTGACAAGCGCATCGGAGATTTCAGCTACCCGATATACCTTCTGCACTGGCCTGCCGGAATGATCGCGGCCTATTTCGTTCTTGGCGAACCATACCACGGGGCGAGCTTGCCGGGCCTGGCAGCCCTTGCAGTTGCTTTGCCTGTTCTCCTCATCTTGTCCTGCGCCGTCGTGTATGGGATCGACCCACTGGTAGAGACGCTTCGCAGCAAGGTCAGGCGTCAGGCACAGGTCGCGCGGGATATAGGATAG
- a CDS encoding sulfite exporter TauE/SafE family protein, with protein sequence MDVYLPIANLSVNGLWIVALGGLTGILSGLFGVGGGFLTTPLLIFYGIPPTVAAASASTQVTGASVTGVLAHGGRGGVDYRMGAVMVAGGVIGSGFGALLFRFFRAIGQIDVVISALYVVLLGTIGMLMAREAVQTIWGKGGSQAARRRHHPLVASLPMRWRFYRSGLYISPIAPLLVGVVVGVLTMLMGVGGGFILVPAMLYILGMSANVVVGTSLYNILFVTMATTIMHSLTTKAVDIVLVFLLLVGSVTGAQIGSQIAVKAKPEVLRLILAATVLAVAFRMFLGLFYQPEEIYTLYPL encoded by the coding sequence ATGGACGTCTACCTCCCCATCGCGAACCTGTCCGTCAACGGACTATGGATCGTCGCGCTGGGGGGGCTGACGGGGATCCTTTCGGGCTTGTTCGGCGTGGGTGGCGGTTTCCTGACTACGCCGCTGCTGATCTTCTACGGCATCCCGCCGACCGTGGCCGCGGCTTCGGCCTCGACTCAGGTCACCGGTGCCAGCGTCACCGGCGTGCTGGCGCATGGCGGGCGCGGCGGGGTGGATTATCGCATGGGCGCGGTGATGGTGGCGGGCGGCGTGATCGGTTCGGGCTTCGGCGCGCTTTTGTTCCGGTTCTTCCGCGCGATCGGCCAGATCGACGTGGTTATCAGCGCGCTCTACGTCGTCCTGCTCGGTACCATCGGGATGCTGATGGCGCGCGAAGCGGTCCAGACGATCTGGGGCAAGGGCGGTTCGCAAGCCGCGCGGCGGCGGCACCACCCTCTTGTCGCCAGCCTGCCGATGCGTTGGCGCTTCTACCGCTCGGGTCTCTATATCTCCCCGATCGCCCCGCTGTTGGTGGGCGTCGTCGTGGGCGTGCTGACCATGCTCATGGGCGTGGGCGGCGGGTTCATTCTCGTGCCCGCGATGCTCTATATCCTCGGGATGAGCGCCAATGTCGTCGTCGGCACCTCGCTCTACAACATCCTGTTCGTGACCATGGCGACCACGATCATGCACTCGCTGACCACCAAGGCGGTCGATATCGTGCTGGTCTTCCTGCTGCTGGTCGGCTCGGTCACGGGTGCGCAGATCGGTTCGCAGATCGCGGTCAAGGCGAAGCCCGAAGTGCTGCGCCTGATCCTCGCCGCGACTGTTCTGGCGGTCGCCTTCCGCATGTTCCTCGGCCTGTTCTACCAGCCCGAGGAAATCTACACGTTGTATCCGCTATGA
- a CDS encoding TIGR02186 family protein, whose amino-acid sequence MRALLLLLFAFALMGQRDPILVPEVSQHEVQVRQGFTGTELLLFGAVLDPQGRAAGSDYDIVVVLKGPSEPVRLREKERFVGVWVNAATSDFRSVPSYFAVASSQPIDAIVDEKTAAIYEFGTDYIQLSPSGVIDPEEQARFKSGLVDLKTRQQLYKQDFGGVQISEQVLYQSRISLPSNVSTGTYTAETFAVRDGRVIASALAEVEVKKVGFERIVAVYSQEWALVYGLLAVALSVGMGWAAGRLFALI is encoded by the coding sequence ATGAGGGCGCTGCTGCTTCTCCTCTTCGCCTTTGCGCTGATGGGCCAGCGCGATCCTATCCTCGTGCCCGAAGTCAGCCAGCACGAGGTGCAGGTGCGGCAGGGGTTCACCGGCACCGAACTGCTGCTGTTCGGCGCAGTGCTCGACCCGCAGGGCCGCGCGGCTGGCAGTGATTACGACATCGTGGTCGTGCTCAAGGGCCCCTCCGAACCCGTCCGGCTGCGCGAGAAGGAACGCTTTGTCGGCGTATGGGTCAATGCCGCGACCAGCGATTTCCGCTCGGTCCCGTCCTATTTCGCGGTCGCATCCTCGCAGCCGATCGACGCGATCGTCGACGAGAAAACCGCCGCGATCTACGAATTCGGGACCGATTACATCCAGCTGTCGCCCAGCGGGGTGATCGACCCCGAGGAACAGGCGCGGTTCAAATCCGGGCTGGTCGATCTCAAGACCCGCCAGCAGCTCTACAAGCAGGATTTCGGCGGGGTCCAGATCAGCGAACAGGTGCTCTACCAGTCGCGTATCTCGCTGCCCTCCAATGTCTCCACCGGCACCTATACGGCAGAGACCTTCGCGGTGCGCGATGGCCGGGTGATTGCCTCGGCGCTGGCAGAGGTCGAGGTCAAGAAAGTCGGCTTCGAACGGATCGTCGCGGTCTACTCGCAGGAATGGGCGCTGGTTTACGGCCTTCTGGCGGTTGCGCTGTCGGTCGGAATGGGCTGGGCGGCCGGGCGATTATTCGCGCTGATCTGA